A part of Oryctolagus cuniculus chromosome 4, mOryCun1.1, whole genome shotgun sequence genomic DNA contains:
- the KCNMB2 gene encoding calcium-activated potassium channel subunit beta-2 isoform X2, with the protein MFIWTSGRTSSSYRHDEKRNIYQKIRDHDLLDKRKTVTALKAGEDRAILLGLAMMVCSIMMYFLLGITMLRSYLQSVWTEESQCTLLNASITETFNCSFSCGSECWKVSQYPCLQVYVNLTSSGEKLLLYHNEETMKINQKCSYIPKCEKNFEESMSLVNIVMENFRKYQHFSCYSDPEGNQKSVILTKLYSSNVLFHSLFWPTCMMAGGVAIVALVKLTQYLSLLCERIQRINR; encoded by the exons AAACATTTACCAAAAAATCAGGGACCACGACCTCTTGGATAAAAGGAAAACAGTCACAGCACTGAAAGCAGGAGAGGACCGGGCCATCCTCCTGGGACTGGCCATGATGGTGTGCTCCATCATGATGTACTTTCTGCTGGGCATCACAATGCTGCGCTCCTACCTGCAGAG tgtTTGGACTGAAGAATCTCAATGCACCTTGCTGAATGCATCCATCACAGAAACATTTAATTGCTCGTTCAGCTGCGGTTCAGAATGCTGGAAAGTCTCTCAGTATCCCTGCCTCCAGGTGTATGTTAACCTGACTTCATCTGGGGAAAAGCTCCTTCTCTACCACAATGAAGAGACAATGAAAATCAATCAGAAG TGCTCCTATATACCTAAATGTGAGAAAAACTTTGAAGAATCCATGTCCCTGGTGAATATCGTCATGGAAAACTTCAGGAAGTACCAACATTTCTCTTGTTATTCTGACCCAGAAGGAAACCAGAAAAGCGTCATCCTAACCAAACTCTACAGTTCCAACGTGCTGTTCCACTCACTCTTTTGGCCTACATGTATGATGGCTGGGGGTGTGGCAATCGTGGCCCTGGTGAAACTCACACAGTACCTCTCCCTGCTTTGTGAGAGGATCCAACGGATTAATAGATAA